A stretch of DNA from Rothia mucilaginosa:
TTGACGTGGAAGACCGGAGCCTTAGTCATACGCGCAATGTCGGAGGCGTGGGTTGCGGTGCGGCCGTCGTTCGGCAGGGTGGTGAAGCCAATCTGGTTGTTCACCACAATGTGCACGGTACCGCCGGTGGTGTAGGCCTTCAGGCCGGCCATCTGCAGGGTCTCCATGACGATGCCCTGGCCAGCGAACGCTGCGTCACCGTGAATCAGGATCGGCAGAACCGGGTAGCCCTCAATGCCCTGCTCGCGGTAGACATCCTGCTTAGCGCGGACGATACCCTCGAGCACGGTGTTTGCAGCCTCAAGGTGCGAGGGGTTAGCAGCCACGTAAACCTGGGTCTGCTTACCGGAATCGGAGGTGAAGACACCCTCGGTACCGAGGTGGTACTTCACGTCACCGGAGCCGCCCTCGTAGGGTGCTGCGGTGCCGGAGAACTCACGGAAAATCTGAGCGTAGGACTTACCGGCAATGTTGGTCAGCACGTTCAGGCGACCGCGGTGTGCCATACCAATGGCAACGCCCTTCAGGTCGTTGTTAGCGGCCTTGTCCAGAACAGCATCCAGCAGCGGAATCAGGGACTCGCCGCCCTCCAGGGAGAAGCGCTTCTGGCCCAGGTACTTGGTCTGCAGGAAGTTCTCGAATGCCTCAGCCTCAACCAACTTGGACAGAACACGCAGCTGCTCCTCGCGGGTCGGCTTAGCAACGCCGCGCTCCAGACGCTCCTGGAACCATGCGCGAACCTCGGGGTCCTCGGAGTACATGTACTCAACGGACAGGGAACCGGAGTATGCCTCGTGCAGACGCTCCAGGATGGTGCGCAGCGGCAGACGCTCGGCACCACCGAAGCCACCGGTCGGGTAGACACGGTCCAAATCCCACAGGGTCAGGCCGTAGTTCTCCAGCTTCAGGTCCGGGTGCGAACGCATCTTGTAACCAACGGGGTTGGTCGCTGCGGTCAGGTGGCCGTGCACGCGGTAAGCGTGAATCAGCTGCTGGATACGTGCAACCTTGGAAATCTCGTGAGCGTCATCGACGTGGTTGTCGCGTGCCCAACGAACCGGCTCGAAAGGAACCTTCAGGTCGCGGAAGATTGCGTCGTAGAAGTCGTCGCCGCCGAGCAGGTAGTGCTCAACCAGCTTCAGGAACTCACCGGAACCTGCACCCTGAATGACGCGGTGGTCGTAGGTGCTGGTCAGGGTGATGATCTTGGACAGGCCCTGCTGGGTGATGAGCTTCTCGGACAGGCCGCGGAACTCAGCCGGGTACTCCAGAGCACCCACACCGATGATGGCTGCCTGGCCCTTGGAGAGGCGGGGCACCGAGTGGACGGTACCGATACCACCGGGGTTGGTCAGCGAAACAGTGGTGCCGCGGAAGTCCTCAATGGTCAGCGCGCCGTTACGGCCACGCTTAACGATGTCGTTGTATGCCTCCCAGAACTCGCGGAAGCTCAGCTGCTCAGCGCCCTTGAGGTTCGGAACGACCAGGTTACGGGAACCATCGGGGCGGGGCAGGTCAATAGCCAGACCAAAGTTCACGTGCGCGTTGTGGATTGCAACGGGCTTGCCCTTCTCATCCACACCGTAGGTCACGTTCATCGAAGGCATAGCAGCCACAGCGCGAATCACTGCGTAACCGATGATGTGGGTGAAGGAGACCTTGCCGCCGCGGGTGCTTGCCAGGTACTTGTTGATGGCCGCACGGTTCTCAATGAGCAGCTTTGCGGGGACCGCACGAACGGTGGTTGCGGTGGGGACAGTCAGCGACTCTTCCATGGTCGTGACGACTGCCTTAGCAGGGCCGCGGAGGGGGACAATCTTGTCTTCAGCAGGTTCCACAGGTTCAGCCTTCTTGGTAGCAGCGGGAGGGGTGGTGGGGGCAGCAGGTGCAGCCGCAGGCTTCGGTGCCGCGGGAGCGGGAGTTGCTGCAGGCGCTACAGGTGCAGCAGCCGGTGCGGCAGGTGCCGCAGCAGGTGCTGCACTCGCGGTACCGGCGCCTCCCAGCGCCTTGTCGATGGTCTCAAAAATGGGCCACCACGATTGGTCCACAAGGTTCTTGTCCTTCTGGTAACGCTCGTACTGTTCTTCAACGAACCATTCGTTACCGGCAAATTCCTCAGGTACCAGATGTTCTGGCAGATTTGGCACGTTAAACGCCTCTTCCAATTAGTGTGAATTTATCCGTCGCGTCCGGGACTCACCCGGCATAGACGACCCGCGTCTTTGAGGGGCGAATCATCACGCTGAGCATGTGCGCATCGCCTTTGGTGGCTGTTGCGTGCGGGGTGTGCACCGTACCAACCTGCCTAGCGTGCCGTGAACGTCGGGGTTCATCCGCTTACCTGGCGGCACACTCATGCTCCTATGTATAAGTGTAAAGAGAAGCACGGTGAACTTTCCAGCTCATCGCGCCATATCCACAATGCAATTTTTCACTCTTACTGATTCGTGCTGACCCGCGTGTGCACCCAGCACGGTCTTACATGTGTGAGCAGGCACTCTAAGGCACCTGGAAGAGGCGAAACCTTCGCTAAAATATGGGGTATGGATGACCCTTTGAGTAAGACTCTGACCATTAGCCAACACAAGATGCCGCCCGTGCACAGCGCGCGCTACGGCACCGCCGCACCCGAAAGGACCGCCTCCTCGGGTGCTCAGCATCTGGACAGTCTGCCTGTTGAATCTCTACACCAGAACCAGCACAGCGCAAACCACCCCGCGGAGGCGGTGACCGCGTGGATCTGATACTCCTGTTCATCGGTCTACTCCTCATCCTAGGTACCGGATTCTTCGTCGCCGTAGAGTTCTCACTCGTGGCGCTCGAAACTGCCACCGTGCAGCAGGCAAAAGACTCCGGTGATAAAGCCGCCGACGCCGTCCTGCGCTGCCTCAAAACCCTCTCTACTCAGCTTTCCAGTTGCCAGATCGGCATCACCATCACCACGCTGCTGACGGGTTACACCCTCGACGCCGCCATTAAGGCGCTCACCACCGGTGTAATCAACAGCATGGGGCTGCCCAGTAGCGTGACCGATGTGCTCACCCTGCTGCTGGCAATGCTCATCGCAACCCTGCTGTCCATGGTTGTTGGTGAACTACTGCCCAAGGGCCTCGCCATCGCCGAACCCTATGACGTGGCACGCCGAGTTGCTCCCGCACAGCTGGCCTTCACCCGCATCATGTCCCCGCTCGTGCGCCTCATGAACGGCTCCGCCAACTGGATCCTCGGACGCTTCGGCATGGAAGCCAAAGAAGAACTCTCCGCCGCACGCACCCCCGAAGAGCTCTCCTCCATGGTGCGCCGCTCCGCAGAAGAAGGCACCCTCGACTCCGACGCGGCACGCTTCGTGGACCGCACCCTGCGCTTCTCCGAGCTGACCGCCTCCGAAGTGATGACCCCGCGCGGCCAGGTCGCCATGCTCGAAGACACCGCACCCGTTGCCGAAGTCATCAAACTGGCACGCTCCACCGGCCACTCCCGATTCCCCCTCTACAAGGGCGACCACGACAACATCGTGGGCGTCGTGCACGTGAAGAAGGCAGTCGGCGTGCCCCCGGAGGTTCGCGAAACCCTCGAAGCTGGTGCCCTCGCAGAAGACGTGCTGCAGGTCCCCGAAACCCTGCACCTGGACGCGCTACTCACCCAGCTACGCCAAGGCGCCCTGCAGCTCGCCGTGGTTCTCGACGAATACGGCGGAACCGCGGGCATCGCAACCCTCGAAGACCTCGTCGAAGAAATCGTCGGCGAAGTCTCCGACGAACACGACCGCGGCCGCACCGAACGCCCCCTGCGCTACGGCAACGGCGACTGGGTGTTCTCCGGCCTGCGCCGCCCCGACGAAATCAATGCCCTCATCCCCGGGCTCGAGGTTGAGGAAAGCCCCGAATACGAAACCGTCGGCGGCTTCATGATGGAACGGCTCGGCCGCATCCCCGAAGTAGGCGACAGCGTCCCCGTGCCCGGCGGCACCCTGCGCGTGGACACCCTCGAAGGCCGCCGCGTGGACCGCATCCGATTCACCCCCGCACCTAGCGCACAGGAACAGACCGAGAAGGGAGGCAACGCATGAACGACTGGGTAGCCATCGCACTGCTCGTCATCCTGCTCGCCGGAAACGCCTTCTTCGTCGCCGGTGAATTCGCCATCATGTCCACCCGACGAGCACAAATCGAGCCGCTCGCCGAAGAAGGCAATAAGCGAGCGCAGACCGTCATCTACGCGCTAGAGAACGTCTCGCTCATGCTCGCCACCTGCCAGCTGGGCATCACCATCTGCTCC
This window harbors:
- a CDS encoding hemolysin family protein, producing the protein MDLILLFIGLLLILGTGFFVAVEFSLVALETATVQQAKDSGDKAADAVLRCLKTLSTQLSSCQIGITITTLLTGYTLDAAIKALTTGVINSMGLPSSVTDVLTLLLAMLIATLLSMVVGELLPKGLAIAEPYDVARRVAPAQLAFTRIMSPLVRLMNGSANWILGRFGMEAKEELSAARTPEELSSMVRRSAEEGTLDSDAARFVDRTLRFSELTASEVMTPRGQVAMLEDTAPVAEVIKLARSTGHSRFPLYKGDHDNIVGVVHVKKAVGVPPEVRETLEAGALAEDVLQVPETLHLDALLTQLRQGALQLAVVLDEYGGTAGIATLEDLVEEIVGEVSDEHDRGRTERPLRYGNGDWVFSGLRRPDEINALIPGLEVEESPEYETVGGFMMERLGRIPEVGDSVPVPGGTLRVDTLEGRRVDRIRFTPAPSAQEQTEKGGNA
- a CDS encoding multifunctional oxoglutarate decarboxylase/oxoglutarate dehydrogenase thiamine pyrophosphate-binding subunit/dihydrolipoyllysine-residue succinyltransferase subunit, translating into MPNLPEHLVPEEFAGNEWFVEEQYERYQKDKNLVDQSWWPIFETIDKALGGAGTASAAPAAAPAAPAAAPVAPAATPAPAAPKPAAAPAAPTTPPAATKKAEPVEPAEDKIVPLRGPAKAVVTTMEESLTVPTATTVRAVPAKLLIENRAAINKYLASTRGGKVSFTHIIGYAVIRAVAAMPSMNVTYGVDEKGKPVAIHNAHVNFGLAIDLPRPDGSRNLVVPNLKGAEQLSFREFWEAYNDIVKRGRNGALTIEDFRGTTVSLTNPGGIGTVHSVPRLSKGQAAIIGVGALEYPAEFRGLSEKLITQQGLSKIITLTSTYDHRVIQGAGSGEFLKLVEHYLLGGDDFYDAIFRDLKVPFEPVRWARDNHVDDAHEISKVARIQQLIHAYRVHGHLTAATNPVGYKMRSHPDLKLENYGLTLWDLDRVYPTGGFGGAERLPLRTILERLHEAYSGSLSVEYMYSEDPEVRAWFQERLERGVAKPTREEQLRVLSKLVEAEAFENFLQTKYLGQKRFSLEGGESLIPLLDAVLDKAANNDLKGVAIGMAHRGRLNVLTNIAGKSYAQIFREFSGTAAPYEGGSGDVKYHLGTEGVFTSDSGKQTQVYVAANPSHLEAANTVLEGIVRAKQDVYREQGIEGYPVLPILIHGDAAFAGQGIVMETLQMAGLKAYTTGGTVHIVVNNQIGFTTLPNDGRTATHASDIARMTKAPVFHVNADDPDAVVRAARLAFEYRERFGRDVVVDLICYRRRGHNEADDPSMTQPKMYQDIDALPSTRTLYAQDLVGRGDVSQEEADEVLDSYHSKLDAIFVETQSSAPAPAGAHVSGLELPAAQQNTEVVHSGKTAISRETLQRIADAFGKAPEGFTIHKKLKKLMEQRVEMGRTGNINWGMGELLAFGSLLMEGTDVRMSGQDVQRGTFVQRHAVLHDHLTDEEWSPLEHLSENQGKFRIYNSFLSEYGVLGFEYGYSVERPDSLVVWEAQFGDFANGAQTIIDEFVSSSEQKWGQRSSLVMLLPHGYEGQGPDHSSARVERYLQLCAENNMTVACPSTPASHFHLLRRHSQHRPYKPLVVISPKQLLRLKAAASSIEDFTEGSFQPVIGDRSGINPAQVERLVFVSGRLYYDLEAERERRGDTKTAIVSVEQLYPLPEQEIKEQLALYSNATDVVWAQDEPANQGQWPFMALNLQPLIDRRMRLASRSAAASPAAGTGKLHAAEAEALLKQVFEG